AGCGCCGCCGGCAAATTCCACGTCTTCGCCGAAACCACCAGCAAGCGCTGGGCCAGCGCCGCCTGGCGGGACAAACTCGGCGCCGGCTTCACCAACGCCGCCTGCAAGGCCGGCGACAAGCACTCCACCCTCGCCTACTTCGCCACCCTCGCCGCCCAACACCAGATGAACTGGATCAACCTCGGCCTCCACCCCGGCTGGCACACCAGCACCGAGTCCGAGAACGACCTCAACCGCCTCGGCTACTTCAACGGCGCCGCCGCCAGCACCCCCGCGGACCTCCCCCCGCACGAGGTGTCCAAAGCCGACATCGCCACCGCCGAACACCTCGGCGAACGCGTCGCCCACCACACCGCCATCGTCCTCGCCGGCCGCAAAGCCCTCGCCATCACCGCCTGACCCGGCGGCAGGCGCCGCTCATCGGGAGGGTCGGCGACCGGTCCCGCCCGCGGCCACTTCGAGCAGGTCCTCACCGAGCCGTCATCGTTCCCGAGCGCCGAGCGCGTGACCGCGCCCGTACCCACCCCCTCCCCGGAGCCCACCAGATGAAAAACTCCACCCTCCTCGTCCGCACCGCACTAGGTCCGGCCATCGGCGGCACCCTCTTCTACGTCGCCGGCCACTATCTGCCGCCCACCCCCTACTGGGACAGCTTCCTGCGGGTACTGCCCGCCGGTCTCCTGCTGCTGGCGATCCGCCCCGGCCTGCCCCGCGGCGAGTGGTGGTGGAAGTCGCTCGTGCTCGGCACGCTCAACATGGGCATGTTCACCCTGTTCCTGCTGATCTCCGCCCAGCGTCTGCCCGGCGGCGTCGCGGCCACGCTGAACTCGACGTCCAGCCTGGTGGCCATCGCCGTCGCGTCGGTGGTCCTCAAGGAGAAGATCCGGCCGCACCACTACATCGCCTGCCTGGTCGGTGTCACCGGCGTCGCACTGCTCGTCCTGCGCAGCTCGGCGAGCCTCGACACCATCGGCATCCTGGCCGGTTTCGGCAGCGCCTCCAGCATGGGCGTCGGCAGCGTCCTGGCACGTAAGTGGGGCCGCCCCGAGGGAGTGCACAGCCTCACCACGGCCGGCTGGACCCTGCTCGGTGCCGCCGTCGTCCTGCTGCCGCTCTCCCTCATCTTCGAGGGTGCGCCGCCGAGCTTCACCGGCAGGCAGCTGGCGGGCCTCGCCTGGGCCGCGTTCGTGGTCGGCGCGCTCGGCTTCGCCCTCTTCCTCTCGGGCGTCCAGCGGCTGCCGGTCTCCCAGTCCGCTCCGCTTCCGCTGATGAACCCGGTCACCGCGGCCATCGTCGGCTGGGTGGCGGTCGGCGAACGGCTCACCCCGCTGCAGGCCCTCGGCGGAGTGCTGGTGTTCACCGCGATCCTCCTGGTCGCCAACCCGAAGCTCCTGGGCCGTTTCTTCACCAAGCCCGAACCGGCGAAGGCCACGGCCCCCGCCGACGACACACCGCAGGTCGCGTCGTCCTCCTAGGACCTGTCCGGCCGCGGCTTGTTCTTGGAAACGGGAGAACGTATGAAGAACTACGACGTCGTCGTGATCGGCGGCGGGCCGACCGGGCTGGTCCTGGCTGGACTGCTGTCGCGCGCCGGGGTGAAGGTGTTCGTCGCCGAGCGCAGGCTCCACCGCGGCGACCGGCCCAAGGCGGTCGTGCTGCACGCGCCGACCCTCGAACTCCTCGACTCCTTCGGGCTGCTGGACGACGTGTACGCCCGCAGCATCCCCCTCGAACGGTTCACCTTCCGGGTCGGCGGGGCGGGGACGTACTCCGCCGAGATGACCGGAATGGACACCTTCCTGGACGGCTACCGGAACATGCCGCAGCCGATTCTGGAAGGGCTGCTCGAGAAATACTCACTCGAATACGGCGCGCACATAGAACACGGCGTGAGCTATCTTTCCCACGAATGTCTTTCTGACGAACACGCTTCCCCCGAAGTGGACGACACCGGAATAACGGTCCGTTTCGACGGCCATGAGGACATCCGCTGTTCCTACCTGATCGGGAGTGACGGCCCGCGCAGCGCCGTACGGGAGTCACTGGGCATTCCGATGACCGGCCGCAGCCTGACGTCGAGCTACCTGCTCGTCGAAGGCGTCCCGCAGGAACTCGTCGGCCGGGACGAAGTGGGCATATACGTCGGGGAGACCGGCATGGTCACCATGATGCCGATCCCCGGCGACCAGGTGCTCGTAGCCGGTCCGGCGGTGTCCGGGCTGGCCCTGGACCGCGGCGCGGACGTGCCGTGGGGCCGGATCTCCGACGCGATCGAGACCCTGGGATTCGGCAGCCGCCTGAGGCTCGCGGACGCTGTCCGCACGAGCCACTATTCCGTGGAACTGCGGATCGCCGAACGTCTGACGGCCGGAAACGTCGTCCTGGCCGGCGACGCCGCACATCTGAACACGCCGGCCGGAGGACAGGGACTCAATCTCGGTATCAGCGATGCCGTCGCACTGTCCTGGCGCATTCTCCTGGCCCTGAACAATGGTGATTCGAGTGCGCTCGCGGGATATGACGAGGAACGTCGTTCCTACGCGGAAAAGGTGGTGAAGACGACGTTCGTGGCGCCGTTCATCGAACGGATCCGGGCCTCGGACGACACGACCGCCCCGGCGGTTCAGCGGGAGCTGGACGAACTGGCCCTGTCCTGGAGTCAGTTGTATCCCGGCGACGAGAACTGGAACGGCGCGCACTACGAGCTGACAGCCGGCGCGCGCGTTCCCACCGCCCTGCGGACCCGTGACGGAGTAGTTCCGTTCCTCCCCCCGAGCGACCGTGTCGACGGTTCGACGTTGGTGCTGTTCGACGACGCGGACTCCGAGACCCTCGCGCCCGAGCCGTCGGTCCCCCCGGTGCGGGAGGTACACCGGCTGCCCCGGCCTTCGCTCGGCCGGGTCACCGTGCCGAAGAACGCCCGGGGAATCCTCGTACGTCCCGACCGCCGGGTCGCGCGGGTGCTGGAAAAGCAACCCTCGTGACCATCGTCCTCGCCGGCCGCGAAGGCCTCGACGTCACCACCTGACCCGGCCTGGACAAGGGCACACACTCCACCACACACCCCACCACACAGAAGAGTTGGAACCACCATGACCACCGCTGCCACGCGCACCACCGACGAGACCGTCGACGCCTTCTTCGCCGCCTTCGGCGCCGGGGACTCCCAGGCCCTGCTGGGCCAGTTCGCCGACGCCGTGGACTTCTACGTCGCGGGCTCCCCCAGCATCCCGTGGGCCGGCTCCCGGTCCACCCAGGACGAGATCGCCGAGTTCTTCGGCCTCTTCCCGCAACTCCTCAGCGGCCCCGAGTCGTTCGAGATCACCACCCGCGTCACGCAGGGCCAGGACGCCGTGGTCATCGCCAACTGCGTCTTCGAAGTGATCGCCACCAAGAAGAAGTTCACCAACCGGTACGCGCTGCACTTCACCGTCACCGACGGCCGCATCGTCCGCTACCACATGTACGAGGACAGCTACGCGATCCACGAGGCGTTCACCGCCTGACCCGGCGCGCGCCCCACCGGCGTACCCACCGAAGTCCACGCAGCTCCGCCAGTCCCAAGGAAAAGAGAAAACACATGTCATTCCCGGCCATGCCCAAGGCTGTCCACCAGTTCTACGCCGGTTCGCTGGCCGCCGACCCCGAACTCTGGGGCGCGGGCTTCGCCGAGGACGCCCTCTTCCACGACCCGGTCGGCAGCGAGCCGATCCGTGGCCGTGAGGCGATCCTCGCCAAGCTGCGCAAGGTGATCCCGCTGTTCGACCCGTTCATCGGCATCACCCCGATCGAGGCGTACACCACCGGTGGCGAGACCGCCGTCTCCTGGCGCGGCGCGGTGGTGACCACCGACGGCAACCCCGTGAACTGGTCCGGTATCTCCGTCTTCCGCCTCGACGACGAGGGCCTCATCGCCGAGGCGCGGCTGTACTTCCACCACGGTGTCTTCGCCGCGCAGGCCCAGCTCGGCGACCACTGAGTCCGCCGTCCACGGGGGCACCCGTCCCCCGCACCGCGCGCCGGGGCGGGGGACAGCTCACACATCCTGATGGGGGAGAGTCACACATGCAGGTCACCGATCCAAGACAAGAACTTCGGCTCGCGAGCGTCGACGACGTACTGGGGGACCGTCACGCACGGTTCTTCGGAGAGGGCTTCAAGCGGGTCACGTACTCGCTGACCGACATCGCCGTCACCGCCGGCACCCCTTCCACGCCGGGCGAAGTGCACGCCACCGCGGGCATCCACCTTCCCGACACCTGGTCGCTCAAGGGCGAGGCCGTCCAGCGGCCGCATCTGTCCACCATCGACGGAATGCTCCTCGCCGCCCGGCTCACCGGTCTGTACGCCGCTCACACCCACCGCCTGGCGGCCGACGCGCCCTTCCATGTGCGCGGCATACGCATCAAGGCCGGTTCCACTCCCGACGAGATGGGCCTCGACCGCTTCGGCGTGACGGCCCGGCACCGCTCGACCACCGTGTCCCCGGACCACGCCGGTCGGTCCGTCACCACCATGGACTGCACGATCGGCTCGATGACTCTGCGGGTCGAGGCCGAGCACCCGGCAGCGGAGGACCCCGACCGTACGCCCGGCTCCTACGCCACCGCCGAGGACCTGGGCGGCTCCTGGAACTCCACGGCGTTCGGCGTCTCGCACCACAACCGCAGCCAGTTCCTGGAAGACGTGGTGGCGGACGTGTCCGCCGGCACGGCGCACGCCCGGCTCACCCTCGTCGACGCTCCCGGCCCGGACACGGCGAAGGAGCACGGTGCCACCGCGATCGACCTGTTCGTCTGCGCCCTCCAGCTGGGACAGGTGCTGCTCTACGAGCTCGACGGCCTGACCCGTGCGAAATCCAACACGCTGTGGATGCGCACCACCGGTTTCGCACCGCGCACCGAGGCAGAAGCCGAGCCCGACGGCCGCTTCCGCGTCACGCTGGACCGCACCGCACTGCTTCCCACCGCCGAGGGCACCTGGCGCACCGGACGCATCACCGCCGCTCTCGGCGACACCCAGCTGACCTGCAACGTCGTACACCTGTTGCCCTGATCCGCTGCCTTACGCCAGAAAGCGATCGCCGTGCACACCACATCTGTCGCGCTGGTCGGCCTGGGCAGCTATCTGCCCCCGCAGCGCATCTCCAACGAAGCCCTCTGCGAACGTCTCGACACCACCGACGAGTGGATCACCAGCCGCACCGGCATCCGTAACCGGCACTGGGCCGGCCCCGGCGTCGCCACCGGTGATCTCGCCGTGGAAGCCGGCCACCGGGCCCTGAAGTCGGCCGGCCTGGAGGCCGGACCCGGCGCGGTCGACCTCGTCGTGCTGGCCACCACCACACCCGACAACCCGTGCCCCGCCACCGCCCCCGATGTCGCCTCGCGTCTCGGCCTCGGTCCCATAGCGGCCTACGACATCGCGGCGGTGTGCTCGGGCTTCCTCTACGCGCTCGCGGCCGCCTCGGCGCAGATCACCGCCGGACAGGCGCAGCGGGCCCTGGTCATCGGAGCCGAGACCTACTCCACCATCCTCAACCCGACCGACCGGACCACCAACGTGATCTTCGGTGACGGCGCGGGAGCGGTCGTGCTCTCCGCGGCGTCGGGCCAGGACGAGGCCGGTCTGCTGCTCGCTGTCGAGCTGGGCTCCGATGGCAGCGGACGGGACCTGATCACCATCCCGGCCGGCGGTTCACGCCAGCGCGCCACCACGCCGGCGCCCGACGCCGACGACCGCTACTTCACCATGCGGGGCAAGCAGGTCTTCACCCAGGCCGTCAACCGCATGACCGAGTCGTCGCAGACGGTGCTCGACCGGCTGGGCTGGGCGGCCGACCAGGTCGACTGGCTCGTGGGCCACCAGGCCAACGCGCGGATCCTCAACGCCGTGGCCCGTGGACTGAGCATCCCCGCCGAGCGCGCGGTCATGAACCTCGACAGGGTCGGCAACACCTCAGCGGCCTCGATTCCGCTCGCCCTCGCCGACGCCGCAGGCGACGGCTCACTCACCCCGGGCGCGCGTGTCCTGCTCACCGCCTTCGGCGGAGGTCTCACCTGGGGCGCCGTGGCCCTCACCTGGCCGGACATCGTCGCCGCCTGAGCGACCCCGTCCCACCCCACACACGAAGCTCCTCGTACCGAAAGGCGAAACCTCACATGAGTACCTCTACCCTGCCGCTGGCCGACGTCCTGATCGACATCCTGCTCTCCGACTACGAGGTCCCGGAGAACACCGACATGAACACCGACTTCGAGAGCCTGGAGTTCGACTCCCTCGTCCTGGTCGAATTCGCCGTGGCGCTCTCGCGACGCTTCGACGTCGATGTGGAGGACCACGAACTCCAGGAAGCCGGAACCATAGCCGCCACCGCCGAGCTCCTGAAGTCCAAGGGCGTCCAGGGCTGACCGGTCGGGGCCGCCGTCCGACGCCGCGGTCACCGGGCGTCGGACGGCGGCGTGACGCCTCACAGGAGAGACCATGAGCCCCCGACGCCTCGCGTTCTTCGACGTGGACGGAACCCTCACCACGGACATCACGCTCTTCCGCTTCCTGCGCTACTACCTCGCGGCCCAGGGACACGGCCCCCAGGTCTACGAACAGCGGCGCCAGCGGCTGAAGGCCATGACGGCCATCGGCGTGCCCCGGGAGGCGACGAACCGCGCCTACTTCACCAACTTCCGCGACGCCGACGCGGCAGCCGTCACCGACCTGGCCCGGGCCTGGTTCGAGAGGGAGCTGGCCCAGGGCGGCTTCCTCAACCCCAGTGCCGTCGACGCCCTGCGCCGGCACAGGTCCCGGGGCGACACCGTCGTCTTCGTCTCCGGGTCCTTCCCCGCCGTACTCATGCCGCTCGCCGAACACCTCCGCGTGACCGACATCCGGGCCACCACACCCGAGATCGTCCACGGCCGCTACACCGGAGGGCTGCTGAGAACGCCGATGATCGGCGCGGCGAAGGCCGACGCGGCGCGCGAGGCGGCCTCGGTGCACGGGGCGAGCCTCGCCGACTGCGCGGCCTACGGCGATCACCTGTCCGATCTGCCGATCCTGAACGCGGTGGGCACACCCGTGGCCGTGGCGGGCGACCCGAGGCTCGACCAGTACGCGCGGCTGCACCACTGGACCGTCCTGCCGGGCGCCCCCGAGTCGCCGGAGATCCCACTGAGCAAGTGCGTCGCGCCACGTGACGGCGAGGGCCCGGTGCGGGCGCGGGAAACCGTCGGCTGAGGTCGTCGCGAGAAGGGGGGAAGCGCACCTTGACGCACGCCGGCTCGCTTCGGCCCGGATCAGGTCGAGTGCGCGTCGGTGGCGGGCGCCGTCGACGAGGACGACCCGGTCGCGGACGTGGTCCCGGGCGGCTGGATCGCCGAGCCCGTGAGGCACGTCGCCCTCATTGCCGGCCCTGGACCTGTGCGGGCGCCCGGGAACGGATCCGCATGCGGTGTGGATTCGCCTCGGGCCGCATGACGACGTCCTTGGCGGCGATCTTGGCGTCGATGCGGAAGCCGCGGGTGTGACGCGGTGGCCGGAAGGGCCGCCCGCCGCCGGTGGAAAGTGACGATGCCGCGGGCCACGCGGAGGACGGCTCCGGCCTGACGCCTGTCTTCAGGACCGCGAGGCGCCGCCCCCAGCTGTGACCGTGTCTCCCTCTCGACCTCCAGCCACACTCCACCCCGTCTCCCCCTGACCCCGTTGCGGGAGGCCGCTCGACGCGGCGCACGCGCAAACGCCACCGGCGAGCACCGTTTCACGACGAGAGCCGCGTCCGGTCTCAGCGTCCCCCTTGAAGCGCCAGCAGGCGCAGGGTGTGGGCGGCGGACGCGAGGGTCATGTGCCGGTGCCAGCCGCAGAACGACCGCCCGACGAAGTCCGCCGCACCCGTCCGGTCGGCGCCGAGGCTACGGTCCAGGGCCACCTTGCGGGTCAGTTTGGTCAGCTTCAGCAGGTCCGCCGGAGCGGTGTCCGCCAGGTCGGACACCCATACCTGTGCCGGACTGTCCTGCCCGTGGCGCCACTCGCCGAGAAGTACGAGAGGCCGGTGATGGCCCAGTCCGGGCCCGGCCACCCGGACCTGGACGGCGGCCACCCACGACGTGTGCGTGCCGCCCGAGCCGCCCGGATCGGCCCATTCGACGCTCCGCCGGGAGAACTTGGCCGAATCCAGGATGCCCGCCGCTGACATGGGCCATCTGTCGGACCGGGACAGCGCGGGGTCGTCCACGATGAACCGGTTGGCCGCGGCGATCCTGGCCACCACGGGCAGCCCCCCGGCGGCGAGGCGGCGTGCGGACTGCCAGTCGGCGTCCGCCCGCAGATCCATGAGCACGGGCCGCGGCGGGACGCGCCAGTCCCGTGCCGCCTGAAGCACCGTGTCGGCCGCGCACTGCTCCATCGACTCGTAGGTGACGGTGGACGGGATGTCGGCACGTCCCCGCAGTGCCTCGTCGTCGATCCAGTGCCGTGGCATGAACAACTTCCAGTTGACGGGCGCGCTGAGAGCCGTGGAGGCGTACCACGCGCCGAAGGCCCGCTGGCCGCCCACATACCGGCCGGCCTGGGGATCCAGGAACCGGCCCACACCCACCGTGTGCTCACCGTCCTTGGGAATGGTCACGGCGTTCAGCACCCAGGCCTGCGGCGGGCACACCCGGTCGAGGAAACCCGCGTGCGCGGCACGCATCGGCGCCCAGTCCCAGGTCGAACCGCAGATGAAGTGGTGGAGCCGCTGTTCCTCGTCCGGCCGGCCGAGCGAGAGGGCGATGTTACGGACCGACTTGCGGCCGTCGGCGAGCAGCAGACCGTGCAGATAGTGCTCACCGCGCACTCGCTGGTCCCGTCGGCTGAGGGAGGAGAAGAGTTCCGCGGTGGCGGATCGAGGGCGACCGAGGCGAGGTGGACGCGCTTCCCGAGCAGGTCGATCCCGCAGCGCGGCCTCATCACGGGCACGGACCCCACCGGGCTCGAACGACAGGCTCGCCCACCCGTCCGCCCGACTCGCCCGTCCGTTCGTCCGCCCGTCCGACTCGCCCGTCCGACTCGCCCGCCCGGCTCACCCGTCCGCCCGCCCGTCCGACTCGCCCGCCCCGCTCACCCGCCCGTCCGACTCGCCCGCCCCGCTCACCCGCCCGTCCGCCCGACTCGCCCGTCCGCCCGCTCGGCTCACCCGCCCGTCCGCCCGACTCGCCCGCCCGCTCGACCGACCGTCCGTCCGTCCGTCCGACCGACCGTCCGTCCGTCCGTCCGTCCGGGACACCCGGCGTCGAAGCCGGATCGTCGATCAGCCCTCACCCAAGAGGCACCTGAGAGGGTTCTTGGTCGCCGGGCCGTCAGCTCTCGCCTTGGTCGCCGGGCCGTCCCGGGAGGTCCTGCTCGGCCCAGATGATCTTTCCGGCCTGGGTGTAGCGGGTACCCCAGCGGCGGGTCAGCTGGGCGACGAGGAACAAGCCCCGGCCGCCCTCGTCGGTGGTCCGCGCATGGCCCATCCGGGGCGAGGTGTTGCTCGCGTCGGACACCTCGCAGATCAACTTGTCGTGCCGGATCATGCGCAGCCTGACGGGTCCGGTGCCGTGCCGGATGGCGTTGGTGACCAGCTCGCTGACGACCAGTTCCGTGGTCATCGCCAGATCCTCCAGCCCCCATCCGAGAAGCTGACGGACGGCCAGCTCCCTCGCGCTCGCGACGATCGCCGGATCCGTCGGCAGGTCCCACGAGGCGACCCGGTCGGCGCCCAGCGCGTGCGGCCGGGCCAGGAGCAGGGCCACGTCGTCGGTCTGCGGGCCGGTCAGCAGGTTGTTCACGACCGCCGAGCACAGCTCCTCCGGCGGCAGGCCGGACTGCGCGAGCACATCGCTGAGACGGGACAGCCCCACATCGATGTCCTGGTCGCTGCTCTCGATGAGGCCGTCGGTGTAGAGGGCGATCAGGCTTCCCTCGGGGAGGGAGATCTCGGCGGACTCGAAGGGCAGCGACCCGAGGCCCAGCGGAGGGCCCGACGGGAGGTCGGGAAAGGTGACCTTGCCGCCGGGGGTGACCACGGCGGGCGGCGGATGTCCGGCCCGGGCCATGGTGCACAGCTGGGTGACCGGGTCGTAGACGGCGTAGAGGCAGGTGGCGCCCAGTACGGCGGTGGCGATGGGCTCGTCGTCGCCGCCCTTCTCCTCGGTCAGGCGGATCACCAGGTCGTCCAGGTGGGCCAGCAGCTCGTCGGGCGGCAGATCCATGTCGGCGAGCGTCTGTACGGCCGTACGCAGCCTGCCCATGGTCGCCGCGGCGTTGAGGCCGTGTCCGACGACGTCACCGACGACCAGGGCGACCCGGGCCCCGGACAGCTGGATCACGTCGAACCAGTCGCCGCCCACCCCTTCCCTGGCGTCGGTCGGCAGATAACGCGAGGCCACCTCCATGGCGGTGCCCCCGTTCAGCGTCTGCGGGAGCAGACTGCGCTGCAGGGCCAGTGCGGCGGTGTGCTCCCGGGTGTAGCGGCGGGCGTTCTCCACCCACACGGCGGCCCGGCTGACAAGCTCCTCGGCGAGCAGCAGATCGTCCTCCTCGAACTTCTGCGGGTGCTCCATACGGATGAAGGAGGCCACCCCCAGCACGGTGCCGCGTACGGACAGCGGCACCCACATCGCCGAGTGCATCCCGAATTCCGTGATGCTCCTGGCCCGCGCCGGATCCTCCGCGACCCACGGGGCGGTGACCTGGTCCAGGAACGGTTCCAGCACCGCGGTGCCGTTGGCCATGGTCTCGTAGTACGGCGAGGACCTGGGCGCGTCGATCGAGTCGCCGGTGGCGATCACCGACTCCGGGCAGCCCTCGTGGATCGACTGCTGCCCGGCCCGCCGTACGTGATACGCGCTGCCGTCCGGCCCCGAACCGGGTTCGTCGCCGTGCAGCACCGCTTCCAGCAGGTCGACGGCCACGAAGTCGGCGAGCCTCGGCACCGAGAAGTCGGCCAGCTCCTGAGCGGTCGCCATCACATCCAGCGTGCCCCCGATACGGGCGCTGGCCTCGCTGAGCAGGGCCAGGCGCTCCCGGGCCCGCCACCGGTCGGTGACGTCCATGCCCATGTAGCAGACGCCCAGCGGGTTGCCGTCCGGGTCGTCGAGGCGAAAGAAAGAGGTGGAGTAGGCGTGTTCCTGGTGCGGATCCGCCCAGGTCCAGCCCCGGTACTCGTAGTCGACGACCGGCTTGCCCGTCTCCAGCACCTGCCGCATCTGCGCTTCGAGCGCCTGGGTGTTCAGGCCCGGCAGCGAGTCCGACATCCGGCGCCCGAGCCGCTCGTCGCGCGGCACACCGCCGTAGCGCTCCAGGGTGTCGTTCATCCACACGTACCGCAGGTCCGGGCCGAGCACGGCCATGCCGAGCGGTGAGCGGGTGAGGAACCCTTCCAGCACCTCCCCGCTGACCGCCCAGGTCGGCGCCTTCGACACGTCGATCGCCGATACTAGCCAGGCCCTGCGGTCGTCGGTGTCGGACATCGCGGTCACCCGCAGCCCGACCTCGACCCGGCGGCCGTCACGGTGCCGGGCGCCCACCAGGCCGCCCCAGCTCTCCCGGGTTCCGCACTCCTCGACGACCTCGGCCGCCCGTGACGCGTCTTCGGACCGCGCCAGCAGAGTGGCGGCGGAGCGGTTGAGCACCTCCGCCGCGCCGTATCCCAGAAGCCGCTCGGCGGCCCCCGTCCAGCCGATGACCGTGCCCTTCGCATCGATCACGGCGGCCGCGACGTTCGCCGTCTCGAACGGTCCATGCGTTCCGTCCGGTGTTACCTCCCTGGGGAACATCATGAAGGCCGTCCCATCTGGCGGATGGCATATGGATGATTCTATGACGTATCGCCCCAAACTGCTCCACTCGGACCGTTCCCGGACCTTCCCCCGTACGTCGCCCCGGTGCCTCGTCCGTGATCGTGGAGAGCGCCGGGCGAAGCGCTCAAGCCACGCTCAAGGAGCCGCGGGGCAGACTGAGCGCCCACTCGCACGGCGGCCGGACCATGGGGGACGAACAAGTGGAAACCGCACGCATCCTGCCCGACCTCCTGATCCGGCGGGCGGAGGAGCGGCCGGACGCGGTGGCGT
This genomic interval from Streptomyces sp. B21-083 contains the following:
- a CDS encoding flavodoxin family protein, with translation MTEKPSVVIAYYSGFGHTDVLAQAVERGARSAGADVTLVRVDTITDEQWQLLDNADAIIFGSPTYMGSAAGKFHVFAETTSKRWASAAWRDKLGAGFTNAACKAGDKHSTLAYFATLAAQHQMNWINLGLHPGWHTSTESENDLNRLGYFNGAAASTPADLPPHEVSKADIATAEHLGERVAHHTAIVLAGRKALAITA
- a CDS encoding DMT family transporter, with translation MKNSTLLVRTALGPAIGGTLFYVAGHYLPPTPYWDSFLRVLPAGLLLLAIRPGLPRGEWWWKSLVLGTLNMGMFTLFLLISAQRLPGGVAATLNSTSSLVAIAVASVVLKEKIRPHHYIACLVGVTGVALLVLRSSASLDTIGILAGFGSASSMGVGSVLARKWGRPEGVHSLTTAGWTLLGAAVVLLPLSLIFEGAPPSFTGRQLAGLAWAAFVVGALGFALFLSGVQRLPVSQSAPLPLMNPVTAAIVGWVAVGERLTPLQALGGVLVFTAILLVANPKLLGRFFTKPEPAKATAPADDTPQVASSS
- a CDS encoding FAD-dependent oxidoreductase produces the protein MKNYDVVVIGGGPTGLVLAGLLSRAGVKVFVAERRLHRGDRPKAVVLHAPTLELLDSFGLLDDVYARSIPLERFTFRVGGAGTYSAEMTGMDTFLDGYRNMPQPILEGLLEKYSLEYGAHIEHGVSYLSHECLSDEHASPEVDDTGITVRFDGHEDIRCSYLIGSDGPRSAVRESLGIPMTGRSLTSSYLLVEGVPQELVGRDEVGIYVGETGMVTMMPIPGDQVLVAGPAVSGLALDRGADVPWGRISDAIETLGFGSRLRLADAVRTSHYSVELRIAERLTAGNVVLAGDAAHLNTPAGGQGLNLGISDAVALSWRILLALNNGDSSALAGYDEERRSYAEKVVKTTFVAPFIERIRASDDTTAPAVQRELDELALSWSQLYPGDENWNGAHYELTAGARVPTALRTRDGVVPFLPPSDRVDGSTLVLFDDADSETLAPEPSVPPVREVHRLPRPSLGRVTVPKNARGILVRPDRRVARVLEKQPS
- a CDS encoding nuclear transport factor 2 family protein, yielding MTTAATRTTDETVDAFFAAFGAGDSQALLGQFADAVDFYVAGSPSIPWAGSRSTQDEIAEFFGLFPQLLSGPESFEITTRVTQGQDAVVIANCVFEVIATKKKFTNRYALHFTVTDGRIVRYHMYEDSYAIHEAFTA
- a CDS encoding nuclear transport factor 2 family protein — protein: MSFPAMPKAVHQFYAGSLAADPELWGAGFAEDALFHDPVGSEPIRGREAILAKLRKVIPLFDPFIGITPIEAYTTGGETAVSWRGAVVTTDGNPVNWSGISVFRLDDEGLIAEARLYFHHGVFAAQAQLGDH
- a CDS encoding AvrD family protein yields the protein MQVTDPRQELRLASVDDVLGDRHARFFGEGFKRVTYSLTDIAVTAGTPSTPGEVHATAGIHLPDTWSLKGEAVQRPHLSTIDGMLLAARLTGLYAAHTHRLAADAPFHVRGIRIKAGSTPDEMGLDRFGVTARHRSTTVSPDHAGRSVTTMDCTIGSMTLRVEAEHPAAEDPDRTPGSYATAEDLGGSWNSTAFGVSHHNRSQFLEDVVADVSAGTAHARLTLVDAPGPDTAKEHGATAIDLFVCALQLGQVLLYELDGLTRAKSNTLWMRTTGFAPRTEAEAEPDGRFRVTLDRTALLPTAEGTWRTGRITAALGDTQLTCNVVHLLP
- a CDS encoding beta-ketoacyl-ACP synthase III, producing the protein MHTTSVALVGLGSYLPPQRISNEALCERLDTTDEWITSRTGIRNRHWAGPGVATGDLAVEAGHRALKSAGLEAGPGAVDLVVLATTTPDNPCPATAPDVASRLGLGPIAAYDIAAVCSGFLYALAAASAQITAGQAQRALVIGAETYSTILNPTDRTTNVIFGDGAGAVVLSAASGQDEAGLLLAVELGSDGSGRDLITIPAGGSRQRATTPAPDADDRYFTMRGKQVFTQAVNRMTESSQTVLDRLGWAADQVDWLVGHQANARILNAVARGLSIPAERAVMNLDRVGNTSAASIPLALADAAGDGSLTPGARVLLTAFGGGLTWGAVALTWPDIVAA
- a CDS encoding acyl carrier protein, producing MSTSTLPLADVLIDILLSDYEVPENTDMNTDFESLEFDSLVLVEFAVALSRRFDVDVEDHELQEAGTIAATAELLKSKGVQG
- a CDS encoding HAD family hydrolase, producing the protein MSPRRLAFFDVDGTLTTDITLFRFLRYYLAAQGHGPQVYEQRRQRLKAMTAIGVPREATNRAYFTNFRDADAAAVTDLARAWFERELAQGGFLNPSAVDALRRHRSRGDTVVFVSGSFPAVLMPLAEHLRVTDIRATTPEIVHGRYTGGLLRTPMIGAAKADAAREAASVHGASLADCAAYGDHLSDLPILNAVGTPVAVAGDPRLDQYARLHHWTVLPGAPESPEIPLSKCVAPRDGEGPVRARETVG
- a CDS encoding IS701 family transposase yields the protein MSFEPGGVRARDEAALRDRPAREARPPRLGRPRSATAELFSSLSRRDQRVRGEHYLHGLLLADGRKSVRNIALSLGRPDEEQRLHHFICGSTWDWAPMRAAHAGFLDRVCPPQAWVLNAVTIPKDGEHTVGVGRFLDPQAGRYVGGQRAFGAWYASTALSAPVNWKLFMPRHWIDDEALRGRADIPSTVTYESMEQCAADTVLQAARDWRVPPRPVLMDLRADADWQSARRLAAGGLPVVARIAAANRFIVDDPALSRSDRWPMSAAGILDSAKFSRRSVEWADPGGSGGTHTSWVAAVQVRVAGPGLGHHRPLVLLGEWRHGQDSPAQVWVSDLADTAPADLLKLTKLTRKVALDRSLGADRTGAADFVGRSFCGWHRHMTLASAAHTLRLLALQGGR